In one window of Pseudomonadota bacterium DNA:
- a CDS encoding SLBB domain-containing protein gives MNIRVLPKLLTIFLSIFFIFSFSLCYHTFDPIKLHSTVYIGQPAVVSAPFFQSLFPKILISKLKILNFFSFHLSPSSAFAQDDYKIGVEDELSVTVWDHPDLTRKIRVNLEGRISFPLIGELDVSGLTPLQLEKKLKELLSQGFIVSPQISVMVTEYRSQKVSIIGEVNSPGSYPLTKKTLLIEAIAMAGGVKSDADLEIMIVRPKEKKKDEKDAVLLPDQVDPSEVIKVRLRDVLEGEKTQNIEVQNFDTIFVPKMKVFYVTGEAKRPGQYTYMKNLTVLKAISTAGGFTEKAAKRQVKIVREKNGKKIEIEHISLDHPIEPSDTIVIPESFW, from the coding sequence ATGAATATCAGGGTACTGCCAAAGTTGCTTACTATCTTTTTGTCAATATTTTTCATTTTTTCATTTTCTCTATGCTACCATACATTTGATCCGATCAAACTTCACTCCACGGTCTATATTGGACAACCGGCCGTTGTTTCTGCGCCTTTTTTTCAATCCTTATTTCCAAAAATTCTAATTTCTAAATTAAAAATTCTAAATTTCTTTTCTTTTCATCTCTCCCCCTCCTCTGCCTTTGCCCAGGACGATTACAAGATCGGAGTTGAAGATGAACTTTCGGTTACTGTCTGGGATCATCCTGACCTGACCCGTAAAATACGTGTGAACCTGGAAGGCAGAATCAGTTTCCCTCTTATCGGAGAACTTGATGTTTCCGGACTGACCCCTCTGCAATTGGAAAAAAAGTTGAAGGAGCTTCTTTCGCAGGGTTTTATTGTAAGCCCTCAGATCAGCGTTATGGTTACAGAATATAGAAGCCAGAAGGTGTCAATAATAGGAGAGGTAAATTCACCGGGTTCATATCCCTTGACGAAAAAGACTTTGCTTATTGAGGCTATTGCAATGGCCGGTGGCGTTAAATCGGATGCAGACCTTGAGATAATGATAGTAAGACCTAAAGAGAAAAAAAAGGATGAAAAAGACGCTGTTCTTTTGCCGGACCAGGTTGACCCGTCGGAAGTGATAAAAGTGAGACTGAGGGATGTCCTTGAGGGCGAAAAAACGCAGAATATTGAGGTACAGAATTTTGATACAATATTTGTTCCGAAAATGAAGGTTTTTTATGTAACAGGCGAAGCAAAGCGTCCGGGCCAGTATACATACATGAAGAATTTGACAGTTCTGAAAGCAATAAGCACAGCAGGGGGTTTTACAGAAAAAGCAGCCAAAAGACAGGTCAAAATAGTCAGAGAAAAAAATGGAAAGAAAATAGAGATAGAACACATTTCCCTTGATCACCCAATAGAGCCCAGCGATACCATCGTTATCCCGGAAAGTTT